A single genomic interval of Sphingobium sp. EM0848 harbors:
- a CDS encoding enoyl-CoA hydratase family protein — MPITCTIQDRVAEIVFDVPPVNAFDSETWNSLPRIISEAARNEDVHCILIRAEGRGFCGGVDIKEMQAHPERIPYLNRGNYLTFKAIHEAEIPVVVAVHKFVIGGGIGICGASDTIIAADDAFFALPEIDRGAMGGASHMSRMLPLHKVRAAFFTGGNIPAQEAYRLGAVEKVVARADLETEARAFAALVASKSRKALVIAKEALNGLEARDVDRGYRWEQGFTLEMYMHEDSQKARDAFVETGKAAKF, encoded by the coding sequence ATGCCGATTACTTGCACTATCCAGGACCGGGTCGCGGAAATCGTCTTTGACGTGCCGCCGGTCAACGCCTTTGACAGTGAAACCTGGAACAGCCTGCCCAGGATCATCAGCGAGGCGGCGCGCAACGAGGACGTTCACTGCATCCTGATCCGTGCCGAAGGGCGCGGTTTCTGCGGTGGTGTCGACATCAAGGAGATGCAGGCTCATCCCGAGCGCATCCCTTACCTCAATCGTGGCAATTACCTGACCTTCAAGGCGATCCACGAGGCCGAGATCCCGGTCGTGGTCGCGGTCCACAAATTCGTGATCGGCGGCGGCATCGGCATTTGCGGCGCGTCCGACACGATCATCGCGGCGGACGATGCCTTCTTCGCGCTGCCGGAAATCGATCGCGGCGCGATGGGCGGGGCGAGCCACATGTCGCGCATGCTGCCACTGCACAAGGTCCGCGCAGCCTTCTTCACCGGCGGCAATATCCCCGCGCAGGAAGCCTATCGTCTCGGCGCGGTCGAGAAGGTCGTGGCCCGTGCCGATCTCGAAACCGAAGCCCGCGCCTTTGCCGCGCTGGTCGCGTCCAAGTCGCGAAAGGCGCTGGTGATCGCCAAGGAAGCGCTCAATGGCCTCGAAGCCCGCGACGTCGATCGCGGCTATCGCTGGGAACAGGGCTTCACCCTCGAAATGTACATGCATGAGGACAGCCAGAAGGCGCGCGACGCCTTTGTGGAAACCGGCAAGGCAGCGAAATTCTGA
- a CDS encoding acyl-CoA dehydrogenase, whose protein sequence is MDLTYTPEQQAFRAEVRAWLEAHVPEAPLEHYDATREGFEAHREWEKTLKTGDWGMVTWPKEYGGRGLDLIQWLIFEEEYYRAGAPGRVNQNGIFLLGPTLIEFGTHEQKQRFLPPMASGEEIWAQAWSEPQAGSDLAGVRSTCVLEGDDYVLNGHKIWSSRAVFADWAFGLFRTPGTERHKGMSLIFFPLNAPGVTVNAIKKINGHVGFAEIFLENVRVPAFNRLGDEGQGWHICMATAGFERGLMLRSPARYQVAAAKLAQLWRANKETADPILEADVVRAHMNADAYALSIYQTASRLMAGAKIGPEASTNKIFWSEMDIDLHQTALSILGSEAELIPPPGTHDWLDDYIFSLAGPIYAGSNEIQRNIIAERMLGLPR, encoded by the coding sequence ATGGACCTGACTTACACTCCCGAGCAGCAGGCGTTCCGGGCTGAGGTGCGCGCATGGCTGGAAGCCCATGTACCCGAGGCGCCGCTGGAACATTATGACGCCACACGTGAGGGCTTTGAGGCCCATCGTGAATGGGAAAAGACGCTGAAGACCGGCGATTGGGGCATGGTGACATGGCCCAAGGAATATGGTGGACGCGGCCTTGACCTGATCCAGTGGCTGATCTTCGAGGAGGAATATTATCGCGCCGGGGCACCCGGCCGCGTCAACCAGAACGGCATCTTCCTGCTCGGCCCCACGCTGATCGAGTTCGGTACGCATGAGCAGAAGCAGCGCTTCCTGCCCCCCATGGCGAGCGGCGAGGAAATCTGGGCGCAGGCATGGTCCGAGCCACAGGCGGGGTCCGACCTTGCCGGGGTACGCTCAACCTGCGTGCTGGAGGGCGACGACTATGTACTGAACGGCCACAAGATCTGGTCATCGCGCGCCGTGTTCGCGGACTGGGCCTTTGGCCTGTTCCGCACGCCGGGGACGGAACGGCACAAGGGGATGAGCCTCATCTTCTTCCCGCTCAATGCGCCGGGCGTGACGGTGAACGCGATCAAGAAGATCAACGGCCATGTCGGCTTTGCGGAAATCTTCCTGGAGAATGTGCGCGTCCCTGCCTTCAACCGTCTGGGTGACGAAGGTCAGGGCTGGCATATCTGCATGGCGACCGCCGGTTTCGAGCGTGGCCTCATGCTACGCTCCCCTGCCCGTTATCAGGTTGCCGCAGCCAAGCTGGCGCAGCTGTGGCGGGCTAACAAGGAAACGGCCGATCCGATTCTGGAAGCCGATGTGGTGCGTGCGCACATGAACGCGGATGCCTATGCGCTTTCCATCTACCAGACCGCCTCGCGGCTGATGGCGGGCGCCAAGATCGGGCCTGAAGCCAGCACCAACAAGATTTTCTGGTCGGAGATGGATATCGATCTGCACCAGACCGCGCTCTCGATCCTGGGATCGGAGGCGGAGCTGATCCCGCCGCCGGGCACGCACGACTGGCTGGACGATTATATCTTCTCGCTCGCCGGGCCGATTTATGCCGGATCGAACGAGATCCAGCGCAACATCATTGCCGAGCGCATGCTCGGCCTGCCGCGCTAA
- a CDS encoding acyl-CoA dehydrogenase family protein produces the protein MDFTLSDEQLMFAETARTLFADSCTPDHWRKMMEAGVAREDARWASIVETGLTLVLLPESAGGLGLAESDFALIAQEAGYVALPEPLVESAGVAAPMLASLAPDHAVLADPLATVAIAHQVNPFVANADSAAAILLEKDGEAYLATPDQVTLVAQPVIDPFRRLFKVEWDAANATPLGKADWDLALDRAALFAAAQGLGLAQRAVDLGVDYAKERQQFGKPIGSYQAVKHHLASAQVAIEFARPVVMAAAAEIGHRDIQARARISHAKLVALEAADKAARASIQVHGAMGYSWEVDVHLFLKRALALTQSWGTPAFHRARIAQRLFTQPNGPDQTFARENDHA, from the coding sequence ATGGATTTCACCCTCAGCGACGAACAGCTGATGTTCGCGGAGACGGCGCGGACACTCTTTGCCGATAGCTGCACGCCCGACCATTGGCGCAAGATGATGGAAGCGGGTGTCGCCCGTGAAGATGCCCGTTGGGCCTCGATCGTCGAAACCGGCCTGACGCTGGTGCTGCTTCCGGAAAGCGCGGGCGGCCTTGGCCTTGCCGAAAGTGACTTCGCCCTGATCGCGCAGGAAGCGGGCTATGTCGCCCTGCCCGAACCGCTGGTGGAAAGCGCGGGCGTCGCAGCGCCGATGCTGGCGAGCCTTGCGCCCGATCATGCGGTGCTGGCCGATCCGCTGGCGACCGTCGCGATTGCCCATCAGGTCAATCCCTTCGTGGCCAATGCCGACAGCGCGGCGGCGATCCTGCTGGAGAAAGATGGCGAGGCCTATCTCGCCACACCCGATCAGGTGACTCTGGTTGCGCAGCCCGTGATCGACCCCTTCCGCCGTCTGTTCAAGGTGGAATGGGACGCCGCCAACGCCACGCCGCTCGGCAAGGCAGACTGGGACCTCGCGCTGGACCGCGCCGCGCTCTTCGCTGCCGCACAGGGCCTTGGCCTTGCACAGCGCGCCGTCGACCTGGGCGTAGACTATGCCAAGGAACGCCAGCAGTTCGGCAAGCCCATCGGCAGCTATCAGGCGGTGAAGCACCACCTCGCCTCCGCGCAGGTCGCAATCGAGTTCGCCCGGCCGGTCGTCATGGCCGCCGCCGCCGAAATTGGCCATCGCGACATTCAGGCCCGCGCCCGCATCAGCCATGCCAAGCTGGTCGCGCTGGAAGCCGCCGACAAGGCCGCCCGCGCCTCCATCCAGGTGCATGGCGCGATGGGCTATAGCTGGGAAGTCGACGTCCACCTGTTCCTGAAGCGCGCATTGGCGCTGACCCAGAGCTGGGGCACGCCCGCCTTCCACCGCGCCCGTATCGCCCAGCGGCTGTTCACCCAGCCCAATGGTCCCGACCAGACCTTCGCACGAGAGAATGACCATGCCTGA
- a CDS encoding acetyl-CoA C-acetyltransferase: MPEAYIVDAVRSPIGRKKGSLAAVHPADLAAHPIRELVKRTGIDPAQVDDVVWGCCDTIGPQAGDIGRTAWLVAGMPEEVPGVTIDRQCGSSQQAVHFAAQGVMSGTQDLVVAGGSQAMNAIPISAAMFAGQAYGFDSPFQGSKGWDARYGDEEVNQIRSAEMIAEKWGISREAMERFSLASHQRAQAAWDNGWFDREVVALEGLAKDETIRPTTTLEGLAGLNPVREGGVITAGVASQNCDGSAALLIASERAVKEHGLKPRARIHHLSVRAANPVWMLTGPIPATQYALKKAGMSVSDIDLFECNEAFASIPLAWMKELDIPHEKVNVQGGGIALGHPIGATGARLMTSLLGALERTGGRYGLQTMCEGGGQANVTIIERL, translated from the coding sequence ATGCCTGAAGCCTATATCGTCGACGCCGTCCGTTCGCCCATCGGCCGCAAGAAGGGCAGCCTTGCAGCCGTCCATCCCGCCGATCTCGCCGCGCATCCGATCCGGGAGCTGGTGAAGCGCACCGGCATCGATCCGGCGCAGGTCGATGACGTGGTCTGGGGCTGCTGCGATACGATCGGCCCGCAGGCGGGCGATATCGGCCGCACCGCCTGGCTCGTCGCGGGCATGCCCGAGGAAGTGCCCGGCGTCACCATCGACCGCCAGTGCGGCTCCTCGCAGCAGGCCGTCCACTTCGCGGCACAGGGCGTGATGAGCGGCACCCAGGATTTGGTCGTCGCGGGCGGCAGCCAGGCGATGAACGCCATTCCGATCTCCGCCGCCATGTTCGCGGGGCAAGCCTATGGCTTCGACAGCCCGTTCCAGGGCTCCAAAGGCTGGGACGCGCGCTATGGCGACGAGGAAGTGAACCAGATCCGCTCGGCCGAGATGATCGCGGAGAAATGGGGCATCAGCCGCGAGGCGATGGAGCGGTTCAGCCTCGCCAGCCACCAGCGCGCGCAGGCTGCCTGGGACAATGGCTGGTTCGACCGGGAAGTCGTGGCCCTTGAAGGGCTGGCGAAGGACGAGACGATCCGCCCGACCACCACGCTGGAGGGCCTGGCCGGCCTCAACCCCGTGCGCGAAGGCGGTGTCATCACCGCCGGCGTCGCGAGCCAGAATTGCGACGGTTCCGCCGCGCTGCTGATCGCCAGCGAGCGCGCCGTGAAGGAGCATGGCCTGAAACCCCGCGCCCGCATCCACCACCTTTCCGTGCGCGCCGCCAATCCCGTGTGGATGCTGACCGGCCCGATCCCGGCGACACAATATGCGCTCAAGAAGGCAGGGATGTCAGTGAGCGACATCGACCTGTTCGAATGCAACGAGGCCTTCGCCAGCATCCCGCTCGCCTGGATGAAGGAACTGGATATCCCGCATGAGAAGGTCAATGTGCAGGGCGGCGGCATTGCGCTGGGCCATCCCATCGGCGCGACCGGCGCGCGGCTGATGACGTCGCTGCTGGGCGCGCTGGAGCGGACCGGTGGGCGCTACGGTCTCCAGACCATGTGCGAAGGCGGCGGGCAGGCCAACGTTACCATCATCGAGCGGCTGTAA
- a CDS encoding phenylacetic acid degradation protein PaaY encodes MPCYAYQGIVPVVDPTSYVHPLASLIGDVIVGPGCFIAPGASLRGDFGRIVVEGDSSIQDSVTVHANQLRDTIIRRGATIAHGSIIHGCEIGENSLVGMNAVVLDNAVIGAENLVAALSLVKSDMQTPPRSLVAGNPAKIIKSFEPHQVTWKNDGEGEYQKLGKAALTELVEAEPLIAPEPDRQRIRSDAVAVRLTGETAARREQQAAQREGRA; translated from the coding sequence ATGCCCTGCTACGCCTATCAGGGGATCGTTCCCGTGGTCGACCCGACCAGCTACGTCCATCCGCTGGCGTCGCTGATCGGGGACGTGATCGTCGGGCCGGGCTGCTTCATCGCACCCGGCGCGTCCCTGCGTGGCGATTTCGGGCGGATCGTGGTGGAGGGCGACAGCTCCATACAGGACAGCGTGACCGTCCATGCCAACCAGCTGCGCGACACGATCATCCGCCGGGGCGCGACCATCGCGCACGGGTCCATCATCCATGGCTGCGAGATTGGTGAGAACAGTCTGGTCGGCATGAACGCGGTGGTGCTCGATAATGCAGTGATCGGGGCGGAAAATCTGGTCGCGGCCCTGAGCCTTGTGAAGTCGGACATGCAGACGCCTCCGCGCAGTCTGGTCGCGGGCAATCCGGCGAAAATCATCAAGAGCTTCGAACCGCATCAGGTGACGTGGAAGAATGACGGCGAGGGCGAATATCAGAAGCTTGGCAAAGCCGCACTGACGGAACTGGTCGAGGCTGAGCCGCTGATCGCGCCCGAACCGGACCGGCAACGCATCCGGTCGGACGCCGTGGCGGTGCGGCTCACGGGAGAAACGGCTGCCAGGCGCGAACAGCAGGCGGCGCAGCGGGAGGGACGTGCATGA
- a CDS encoding nuclear transport factor 2 family protein codes for MNDATAITNLLYLYAELMDAGELEKVAALFNKARIRTGGEEVEGAAPMLALWRAHVRLYPCGTPRTKHVITNPIIEIDEKAGTATCRSYYTVFQATPDLPLQAICAGRYHDALVRENGQWRFSQRDYSLLDLVGDTSQHLLIPVAAQ; via the coding sequence ATGAACGACGCGACAGCCATCACTAATCTGCTCTACCTTTATGCCGAGTTGATGGATGCGGGCGAGCTGGAAAAAGTCGCCGCCCTGTTCAACAAGGCTCGGATCAGGACCGGCGGCGAGGAAGTCGAAGGTGCCGCCCCAATGCTGGCGCTGTGGCGCGCGCATGTGCGCCTCTACCCCTGCGGCACGCCGCGCACCAAGCATGTCATCACCAATCCGATCATCGAGATTGATGAGAAAGCCGGAACCGCGACCTGCCGGTCCTACTACACCGTTTTTCAGGCCACGCCGGACCTGCCCCTGCAGGCGATCTGCGCAGGCCGTTATCATGACGCCCTTGTCCGGGAGAACGGACAATGGCGCTTTTCGCAGCGGGATTATTCGCTGCTCGATCTGGTGGGGGACACAAGCCAGCATCTGCTGATCCCCGTCGCAGCGCAATGA
- a CDS encoding SDR family oxidoreductase, with protein MGICEGRVAIVTGAGNGLGKAYALGLAAEGCKVVVNDLGVGTHGEAGLTKGAAEQVVDEIRSLGGEAVANTDDVADWDAGKRMVEQALDSFGALHAVVNNAGFVRDRMFFTCSPEEWDAVIRVHLRGHFCTSRHAAEYWRAQAKAGNPVDARIINTTSGAGLQGSIGQSAYSTAKGGIASLTLVQAAELARLGVTANALAPNARTRMTDTGAFDMDVKAGEFDVFAPENMAPLVAYLVSEQSKGVTGQVFELKGGTIFLSQGWTDSPAHEKGTRFVASELDPIVRKLIETREPAKPVYGGA; from the coding sequence GTGGGTATCTGCGAAGGACGTGTTGCGATCGTCACCGGGGCCGGCAACGGCTTGGGCAAGGCCTATGCGCTGGGTCTGGCGGCGGAAGGCTGCAAGGTCGTGGTCAACGATCTGGGCGTCGGCACCCATGGTGAGGCGGGACTGACCAAGGGCGCAGCCGAACAGGTGGTCGACGAAATCCGTAGCCTGGGCGGCGAAGCGGTCGCCAACACCGATGACGTCGCCGACTGGGATGCGGGTAAGCGCATGGTTGAACAGGCGCTCGACAGCTTCGGCGCGCTGCATGCCGTGGTCAACAATGCCGGTTTCGTGCGCGACCGCATGTTCTTCACCTGCTCGCCTGAGGAATGGGATGCAGTGATCCGCGTCCATTTGCGCGGTCATTTCTGCACCAGCCGCCATGCCGCCGAATATTGGCGCGCGCAGGCCAAGGCAGGCAATCCGGTCGATGCCCGCATCATCAACACGACCAGCGGTGCCGGCCTTCAGGGGTCGATCGGCCAGTCGGCCTATTCGACGGCCAAGGGCGGCATCGCATCGCTGACCCTGGTGCAGGCCGCGGAACTGGCGCGCCTGGGCGTCACCGCCAATGCGCTGGCCCCCAATGCCCGCACTCGCATGACCGACACCGGCGCCTTCGATATGGATGTGAAGGCAGGCGAATTCGATGTGTTCGCGCCTGAAAACATGGCGCCGCTGGTCGCCTATCTGGTGTCCGAACAGTCGAAGGGCGTGACCGGCCAGGTGTTCGAACTGAAGGGCGGCACGATCTTCCTGTCGCAGGGCTGGACCGACAGCCCGGCCCATGAAAAGGGCACCCGCTTCGTGGCGAGCGAGCTGGACCCAATCGTCCGCAAGCTGATCGAAACCCGCGAGCCCGCCAAGCCGGTCTACGGGGGGGCCTGA
- a CDS encoding acyl-CoA dehydrogenase family protein has protein sequence MDFALSDDQRAIQEAARDFLTDAASADTVRAAVEGPTGFDETLWGGLAEMGFAGLMVPESHGGLGLGAVEMALVLEEMGRVLAPVPFFETAVLAVQAVLAAGNEGQQSALLPRLASGTRACFAGTADRPTLLDGRLTGTAGFVTFAPMAELIVVATADDGLIVLEAGTPGLVIEPLPSLDRTRRFARLTFDCAVAPEQLLGAPGSARAAIDRTLTIGAGLLAAEQTGVAQYSLDATVDYAQQRAQFGRLIGSFQAYKHMLADMMLLVEASRSAAYYAAAAIDENGDELAEACAVARSYVSDACRSVTGDAIQLHGGIGFTWEHHAHLYFKRARASASWLGSPDQHRETLATIIFEDAA, from the coding sequence ATGGACTTCGCGCTCAGCGACGACCAGCGCGCTATTCAGGAGGCCGCCCGCGACTTCCTGACCGACGCGGCCAGCGCCGATACGGTACGGGCCGCGGTCGAAGGTCCGACCGGCTTTGACGAAACGCTCTGGGGCGGCCTTGCGGAGATGGGTTTTGCCGGACTGATGGTGCCGGAAAGCCATGGCGGGCTGGGGCTGGGCGCAGTGGAAATGGCGCTGGTGCTCGAAGAAATGGGCCGCGTGCTGGCGCCCGTGCCCTTTTTCGAGACGGCCGTGCTGGCGGTGCAGGCCGTGCTGGCGGCCGGAAATGAGGGGCAGCAGTCAGCGCTCCTCCCCCGGCTGGCGTCGGGTACGCGTGCCTGTTTCGCCGGAACAGCAGATCGCCCGACGCTCTTGGACGGGCGGCTGACCGGCACCGCGGGTTTCGTGACCTTCGCCCCTATGGCGGAACTGATCGTCGTGGCCACGGCAGATGACGGCCTCATCGTGCTGGAAGCGGGCACACCGGGACTGGTCATCGAACCGCTGCCGAGCCTCGACCGTACCCGCCGTTTTGCGCGACTGACCTTCGATTGCGCGGTAGCGCCGGAGCAACTGTTGGGCGCACCCGGCAGCGCCAGGGCCGCCATCGACCGCACGCTCACGATCGGCGCGGGCCTGCTCGCGGCCGAGCAGACCGGCGTTGCGCAATATAGCCTCGACGCCACGGTCGACTATGCGCAGCAGCGGGCGCAGTTCGGCCGCCTGATCGGTTCCTTCCAGGCCTATAAGCATATGTTGGCCGACATGATGCTGCTGGTGGAAGCTTCGCGTTCCGCTGCCTATTATGCCGCCGCCGCCATTGACGAAAATGGCGACGAGCTGGCCGAAGCCTGCGCCGTCGCACGCAGCTATGTCTCCGACGCCTGCCGCTCCGTCACCGGCGATGCGATCCAGCTCCATGGCGGCATCGGCTTCACCTGGGAACATCACGCCCATCTCTATTTCAAGCGCGCCCGTGCGAGCGCAAGCTGGCTGGGTTCCCCCGACCAGCATCGCGAGACACTGGCCACCATCATTTTCGAGGACGCAGCATGA
- a CDS encoding SDR family oxidoreductase, translated as MTPTSPVPPYPTPRGLLKGKTVVVTAAAGTGIGFAVAKRAAEEGAKLLISDFHERRLGEAADRIADEAGVERPATFVCDVTDEQAVQGLRDASLAALGRVDVLINNAGLGGEVDVVDMTDEQWNRVLDVTLTSLFRMTRAFLPHMYANKSGVMVNNASVLGWRAQKGQAHYAAAKAGVMAFTRCSAIEAAEHGVRINAVAPSLAMHPFLAKVTSQETLDLLVEKEAFKRPAEVWEIANVMLFLASELSSYMTGEIVSVSSQRA; from the coding sequence ATGACCCCGACTTCCCCCGTTCCGCCCTACCCCACGCCGCGCGGCTTGCTGAAGGGCAAGACTGTCGTTGTCACCGCCGCTGCGGGCACCGGCATCGGCTTTGCCGTCGCCAAGCGCGCCGCGGAAGAAGGCGCGAAGCTCCTCATCAGCGATTTCCACGAACGCCGCCTTGGCGAAGCTGCTGACCGGATTGCCGATGAGGCGGGTGTGGAACGGCCAGCGACGTTTGTGTGTGACGTCACTGACGAACAGGCTGTGCAGGGCCTGCGCGATGCATCGCTGGCCGCGCTGGGCCGCGTCGACGTGCTCATCAACAATGCGGGCCTCGGCGGAGAGGTCGACGTGGTCGACATGACCGACGAGCAGTGGAACCGGGTGCTCGACGTCACGCTGACCTCGCTGTTCCGCATGACCCGCGCCTTCCTGCCGCACATGTATGCCAACAAGTCGGGCGTGATGGTCAACAACGCCTCGGTCCTTGGCTGGCGTGCGCAAAAGGGTCAGGCCCATTATGCCGCCGCCAAGGCGGGCGTCATGGCGTTCACCCGCTGCTCGGCCATCGAAGCGGCGGAGCATGGCGTGCGCATCAACGCGGTCGCGCCCAGCCTCGCCATGCACCCCTTCCTGGCCAAGGTGACCAGCCAAGAAACCCTTGACCTGCTGGTCGAGAAGGAAGCCTTCAAGCGCCCCGCCGAAGTGTGGGAAATCGCCAATGTCATGCTGTTCCTGGCGAGCGAACTGTCCTCCTACATGACGGGCGAGATCGTTTCCGTCTCCAGCCAGAGGGCCTGA
- a CDS encoding MaoC family dehydratase — protein MTATIFESPRELIGKEGTVLGPSDWLTVDQGMIDGFANVTGDHQWIHVDTERAKDGPFGATIAHGYLTLSLTNLFMPSMIDVRRFVSGLNIGANKLRFLNPVRCGSRIRGVGEILSVEEVANGAAIQAIIRVTVEIEGEDKPACVVEAITRYFPED, from the coding sequence ATGACCGCCACCATCTTTGAATCCCCGCGCGAACTGATCGGCAAGGAAGGCACGGTCCTGGGGCCCAGCGACTGGCTTACGGTCGATCAGGGTATGATCGACGGCTTTGCCAATGTGACCGGCGATCATCAGTGGATTCATGTGGACACGGAACGCGCCAAGGACGGACCTTTCGGCGCGACCATCGCGCATGGTTATCTGACGCTCAGCCTCACCAATCTGTTCATGCCGAGCATGATCGACGTGCGACGCTTTGTCAGCGGCCTGAATATCGGCGCCAACAAACTGCGGTTCCTCAATCCCGTTCGCTGCGGATCGCGCATTCGCGGCGTGGGCGAAATCCTGTCGGTCGAGGAAGTCGCCAATGGCGCTGCGATCCAGGCCATCATCCGCGTGACCGTCGAGATCGAGGGCGAAGACAAGCCTGCCTGCGTCGTCGAAGCCATAACCCGCTATTTCCCGGAGGATTGA
- a CDS encoding steroid Delta-isomerase — MPDSAKMEAAVHAYVAAFEAGSPDQVAALFAEDATVEDPVGSPPHKGRDAIRAFYAESMKTGAKLALEGPVRITADYAAFPFSVHLNYNGPKRIDVIDTFRFNEANEVIEMRAYFGPTNMQGF, encoded by the coding sequence ATGCCTGATTCTGCAAAGATGGAAGCTGCCGTCCACGCCTATGTCGCAGCGTTCGAAGCGGGCAGCCCCGATCAGGTGGCCGCACTCTTCGCGGAGGATGCGACGGTCGAGGATCCCGTCGGCAGCCCGCCCCATAAGGGTCGCGACGCGATCCGTGCCTTCTATGCCGAGTCCATGAAGACCGGCGCCAAACTGGCCCTGGAAGGCCCGGTGCGCATCACGGCGGACTATGCGGCTTTCCCCTTCAGCGTTCACCTGAACTATAACGGCCCCAAGCGCATCGATGTCATCGACACCTTCCGCTTCAACGAAGCGAATGAAGTGATCGAAATGCGGGCCTATTTCGGCCCCACCAACATGCAAGGTTTTTGA
- a CDS encoding acetyl-CoA C-acyltransferase, translating into MREAAIISTARTGVGKAYRGAFNDTEAPVLSAHVVNAAIERAGIDPARVDDVYLGVGNHWNTQSYNLGRLTVHGSVLPITTAGFTLDRKCSSGLNAIALAARGIMCDEIDVAVAGGMESISLTINKHAPTFRNRSEFIKAQDPYAYMVMIETAEIVAERYGVSREAQDRFAALSQQRAAAAQEAGRFDAEIVPITVTKALFDKEGNETGKEEVTLAKDEGIRAGTTYEALAGLKPVFKNGQVVQEGKHVTAGNASQLSDGASAQVVMDLATAQKEGLPVLGIYRGFQVAGCGADEMGIGPVFAIPKLLDRAGLKIDDIGLWEINEAFASQAVYCQQKLGIDPEKLNVNGGGIAIGHPFGMTGSRLVGHALIEGKRRGVKYVVVSMCVAGGMGAAGLFEVA; encoded by the coding sequence ATGCGTGAAGCAGCCATCATCTCCACCGCGCGCACCGGCGTCGGTAAGGCCTATCGCGGCGCGTTCAACGACACCGAGGCGCCGGTCCTTTCCGCTCATGTCGTCAATGCCGCGATCGAACGCGCGGGCATTGATCCGGCACGCGTCGACGATGTGTATCTGGGCGTCGGCAATCACTGGAACACGCAGAGCTACAATCTGGGCCGTTTGACCGTTCACGGTTCGGTGCTGCCCATCACGACCGCCGGTTTCACGCTCGACCGCAAATGCTCCTCCGGCCTCAATGCCATCGCGCTCGCCGCGCGGGGGATCATGTGTGACGAGATCGACGTCGCCGTCGCCGGGGGCATGGAAAGCATCTCGCTTACCATCAACAAGCATGCGCCGACCTTCCGCAACCGCTCCGAATTCATCAAGGCGCAGGATCCCTATGCCTATATGGTGATGATCGAGACGGCCGAGATCGTTGCCGAACGCTATGGCGTCAGCCGCGAGGCGCAGGACCGTTTCGCCGCGCTGTCGCAGCAACGCGCCGCCGCCGCGCAGGAAGCGGGCCGCTTCGATGCCGAAATCGTGCCGATCACCGTCACCAAGGCGCTGTTCGACAAGGAAGGCAATGAGACCGGCAAGGAAGAGGTGACGCTGGCCAAGGATGAGGGCATCCGTGCCGGCACCACCTACGAGGCGCTGGCCGGCCTCAAGCCCGTGTTCAAGAACGGACAGGTCGTCCAGGAAGGCAAGCATGTGACGGCGGGCAATGCCAGCCAGCTGTCCGATGGTGCCTCGGCGCAGGTCGTCATGGACCTTGCCACCGCGCAGAAGGAAGGCCTGCCGGTGCTGGGCATCTATCGCGGTTTCCAGGTCGCGGGCTGCGGCGCGGATGAAATGGGCATCGGCCCGGTCTTCGCCATCCCCAAGCTGCTCGACCGTGCGGGCCTGAAGATCGACGATATCGGCCTGTGGGAAATCAACGAAGCCTTCGCCAGCCAAGCCGTCTATTGCCAGCAGAAGCTGGGCATCGACCCAGAAAAGCTGAATGTCAACGGCGGCGGCATTGCCATCGGCCATCCCTTCGGCATGACGGGTTCGCGTCTGGTCGGCCACGCGCTGATCGAGGGCAAGCGTCGCGGCGTCAAATATGTCGTCGTGTCGATGTGCGTCGCGGGCGGCATGGGCGCGGCCGGTCTGTTCGAGGTCGCCTGA